Genomic window (Nitrospirales bacterium LBB_01):
CTGTGTTTTGGCAGTACTCATCAAACACAACGCTTTTGTTCTGGGTGCCGCATCAGGGCATCTCAGCCTGGATTCTAACCTCGTTACTAATGAATGAAGCGCTTATCAGAAGGTCAAACCGTCATGTTGCTTTTATAACGGCAATAGGAGCCTTTTGGTCAGTGTGGGTATGTGTCGGTCTGTTACCGTTTATGATTTCCTCCATACTCATAAACAGAAAGAAACTCGGAGAAGTTTTTACTTTTCAAAACGTCATAGCTGCGTCGTTGATTGTGCTTCTTTTTGCTTTGTTTTATATGTCGCAGATTGGTGGAATACAAAAGATGTGGCTGTGGCAGTACATTAACATCTATGAAGCGCGGCAAAGTTTCTTGTTGTTTTATCTGCTTGAGTTTGTACTGCTTTCTGCCGTGTGCTTTGACAAAACAAGAAACTTGTGGTGGTGGACGGCTGTGGTCAGCCTCATGCTCCTGCCTCTTTATAGGATTGGTGTAATTAACGATTTTGTTATGAGGGTGTCAATCCCTTCACTATTTGTTATAATGTTTTATGCAGGGAACAGCCTGATTAACCCGTCCTGTAACAAGTTAAAAAAGGTCGCTATTTTTGTAATAATAGCACTTGGAGCACTGACTCCCACGACAGAGATTTACAGGTCTTTGACTCGCTACAAGATAACACCGCTAAGACTTGAGAGAGTGCAAGAGTTAGCATCCGTTCCAAACAGCTACAATTATTTCGGATATACTGACAGTGTGTTTTTTGAGTACATAGCAAAAAGGAACAAATATAATAAATAGAAATAAATGCTTATTGAGTTAACTCCTGTAGATTTTTTTCAGTCAGCAAATGATACAGTTAAAAGGACTGGATTCCCGCTCGTAGGCGGGAATGACAAAGTGAAAAAGGCGGGAATGACAAAGGGGGGCCATTTCTTTTTTTTTGTCATTCCTTTTTTTCTTGTCATTCCTGCGAAGGCAGGAATCCATTTTTTTGTTTGCGGAGCTAACTGCATAGGCAATTAGAAATATTATATAAACGCTTACCGTATAATTTTATCTTTTAGAAGGAGAATTGGCGCTTAGTGCAAGCATTCTGTCAAGCGCTTTTTTAGCTCTTGTTCTTATTTCCTCCGGAACTTTTACGATGTTTCTCATATCTCTCAGTGTCTCATATAGAAGCGTTAGAGTAGTTTTTTTCATATTCGGGCAGACCATGTCCTTACGCAGCGGGTAAAAAGTCTTATCCGGGTTTTCTTTTCTCAGTCTGTAAAGAAGCCCTATCTCTGTGCCCACTATGAACTCTGAGGCCGATGACGCTTTGGCATATTTCAACATCCCTGAGGTGCTTGTTACGTGGTCAGATATTTCAAGAACCTCTATCCTGCACTCAGGATGTGCCATAACAAGAGCATTGGGGTGCAGCTGTCTTGCAGCTGAAACATCCGCTACTGTCACTCTGTCATGGACATGACAATAGCCATCCCATGCGATTACCTCTTTTTTAGTGTTTTTCTGCGCCCACATGGAAAGATTTTTGTCAGGAATACATATCACTCGCTCACCCGGCAATGACTCTATCACCGCAACCACATTTGCCGATGTGCAGCAGATATCAGATTCGGCCTTAACATCTGCCGTTGTGTTTACATAGGCAACTACAGGTACGCCCGGGTATTTGGCTTTTATGTCCCTAAGTGAAAACTTTGACGGATACACGTACCCAGGTGGCTCCGAATAACCCGGAAAGGACTGATACACCCCTCGTCCAGAGTCAACCGCTATCATCTCTGCCATAGGACACATTGCGTCCATTGCCGGCATCAGCACGGTCTTATCTGGAGAAAGCACAGAGGCGCTTTCTGCCATAAAATTCACCCCGCAAAACACTATTACCTCAGCGTCCGTCTCAGCGGCTTTTCTTGAAAGCTCAAGGGAATCCCCTGTAAGGTCTGCAATTGCCTGTATCTCATCCCTTTGATAATTATGCGCTATGATGAGAGCTTTGCGCTTGTTCTTTAGCTCCATTATTTGCTCTACTATCTGTTGGTCTTTCAAAATAACTTCCCCACTTACTGTAAAGTCCCAGGCTGGATGTTTGTATATAGAATAGAACCATCTGAGGTCACCACCTTAAATATCCGTCTGGAAGCGGCAAAACTTATCGCTGTTTTTCCAGCAGTGTCTGAGGTGATTGTGTGCGGAGAATATGTCATTACCCCGTTATATGTATTTAGCACCTTCTGTACATAGTCCTGGGTTTCAGCATATGGGGGAATGTTATCACCATATCGGGACACAGCATTGGGCCCGGCATTATAACCGGCAAGTGCAAGCGAAACATTTCCGTTAAATCTGTTAAGCAGGTATTTTAGATACCGTATGCCGCCGTCTATGTTTTCAACAGGATCGTAGGGGTTTACCACTGAGAGGAAATTAGCGGTACCCGGCATTAACTGCATGAGCCCCATTGCGCCCTTTGACGATAAGGCCACGTTGTTCCAGTTAGATTCTGTTTTAATCACCGCTTTTACCAACGTGGGGTCAAGAGAGTACTCTGCGGATTTCTTATGGACAATGTCCTCGTAGTCTTTATATGCAGACAAGTCGGGATTGACTCCGGCAGGTACAGGGGACTCTGTTGTCTTCTGAGAAGAAACAACAGCAGCTGAGCGTCGTGTCCGCTTCTTAGAAATGTTCTCTTTCACAATATGAGTTTTGTACCCGGCTCTTTTTATATTAGAGTAATACACCAGCCCTCCGCCTTTGTCATACATATATATGTCTGCCAAAAGATGGGTTGGATACATAATCATAACAGCAAAGAGAAAATACCCTATGCCGGCCTTTCTTGTCATTGAAAACCCCACATTCATCATACGAGTAAAAAAAATAGCCACAATATCAGGATAGCCTGACACCCTGGCCATTTTCTCACCTTATACACATCAGAAGCCCACACAGTAACTAATCGGCAGACTTCACGAAAAAGTTTATAACCCTCTGTGTTATGCCTTCTTAATAAAAAATGAAATAACGTTACCGTTTTCTTTTGTCTCCAGCAACTCATGCCCAAGTCTGCTTAAAAGAGCCGGGATGTCAGATTTTGAACCGGCATCCGTTGATATTACCTCAAGCACTTTACCTGAGTCAATTCCATCCAGAGCCTTTTTAGTCTTTAACACCGGCATTGGGCAGTTTAACCCCTTCGTATCCAATACCTGATCTGCTTTAATGTCAGCCATATTATCCTCCTAAACATCGTATCTGGTTATATCGGCCACTCAACCTCCGACCGTAGGTTTATTAAACAAAAAATGGACAGATAATGTCAAGACTCCGTTAAATTATATTTTGCAGTCTGTCCATGTTAAACTATCCTGATTAACCAGCATCATATCTGATTTGTCACCGGGAAAGTGCAAAAAATAGCCGTTATGGTAAGCAGTGTTAACACATACGGTTGACAGTGCTTTTTTTCTCTCCTCTTCAAGTGTGCTTTCTAACATCAGAAAAGGGTAGAGCAAGCATTTATAGATAGGCCAGCTCATGTTGTACCTGATATCTATCCAGTGTACTTTTGACGCCTTTTGCAGCTCATAAGAGAGCGGTCTCATCTCATAATTCCACTCTGAGCCTCCCTTTTCCTCGTACTCATAGTAAGTTTTTTCAAGGATGTCTCTGTGTTTAGGAGAAAGAACGAGCACACCTGTTTGTACAACCTTATCAAAGGTATCCGGCAAACCGTACTTTTTATAATACATTGAAACGTTTTGGCTAAAAGTATCGCCTTTAGGCGTTATATCTATAAGTCTTTGCAAAGCTACTGGAAACCACCCCGATGTCGGAGACGACCAAACATCTATAGCGCCAACCATGTTCTCCGGTACCTCCTCCACAATTGAGGGAGCATTGTCGGCATTAATTAAAATATCGCTGTCAATCCACACTATCCGGTCGTATTTTTTTGAGAAATCCTGGCTTAAAATCAGACACTTCTGCCATGCCGGACTGCGGTTAGCTGCCCTCTCTGAATCATCTATTGGGCTGTCTATGCAGATTATATCAAATCCGTGCTTTTGTGCATACCTCTCCCACCCGGATTTACATAAGCCATGCCACAAACTGCCGTATATATCGCCTATTGCCATTGTCACTATGGCTTTGTTATTTCCCATTGTCAGCCGCTATCTGCTGGATAATGCCATGGAGACGCAGATAGATTATATTTTGCAGTCTGTCCATGTTGAACTTTCCTGATTAACCAGAAGCATATCCGATTTATCGCCGGCAAAGTGTAAGAAATACCCATTATGGTAAGCCGCATTGACACATGCCGCCGACAGTGCTTTTTTTCTCTCTTTTTCAAGTGTGCTTTCCAACAACAGAAAAGGGTAAAACAAGCATTTATAAATAGACCAGTTCATGTTGTACCTGACGTCTAACCATTGTACTTTTGAGGCCTTTTGCAACTCAAAAGAGAGTGGTCTCATCTCATAATTCCACTCAGCTCCGCCCTTTTGTTCGTACTCGTAGTAGGTTTTTTCAAGTGTGTCTCTGTGTTGTGGTGAAAAAACGATCACACCCCCCTGTACAACCTTATCAAAAGTGTCCGGCAAGCCGAATTTTTTGTAGTACATGGAAACGTTTGGACTAAAGGTATCGCTTCCAGTCGTAATATCCATATATCTTTGTAACGCAACTGGAAACCATCCTGGAGTTGGAGACGAAAAAACATCTATGGCGCCCACCATACCCTCCGGCACCTCATCTACAATTGAGGGCGCATTGTTGGCATTTATTAAAATATCGGCATCTACCCATACTATACGGTCGTATTTTTTTGAAAAATCCTGGCTTAAAATCAAGCACTTCTGCCAATTCATATGACGCGCCATGGCACGCTCTGAGACATCTATCAGGCTGTCTATGCAGATAATATCATAGCCATGTTTATGAGCATATTTTTCCCAGCCAGGTTTACAAAAAGTCCTCCACAGTTCCTGAAACGTCTCCCCTATAGTCATTGTCACTATGGCTTTGTTATTACCCAATGTAAGTCTCCTTCAAGCGTCTTTCTCTGCAGATACATGCTCTATGCTAAGCGTGTTGTATTATACTTTCACTATGACGCCTTTTACAAGAGTACAGCAGATTGACCTTAGAGATTAGAGTTTTTCCATTTAAGCAGCTAACTTTATGGTATAATAGGGCTACGACATGGAGGGTGGCAATATTAAATATCCGCTAAGAAATAAGTCTGGGAAAACCGTTATGTTTGAAATGCACCCTCTGTTTTCATCTGTAATAAGCGGAGAGCTTATCTCTTTACGCAAGCAATCCAAACCGTTCAATTTAAAAAAAGAACAGACCCTGTATATGCAGGGTTTGGAGTCAAAATCGCTGTTTTTTTTAGAGAGTGGATATGTAAAACTTTCAAAGATAAATCATGACGGAAGAGTGTTTATTCTTGACGTGGTAGAGCCCGGGGAGTTTTTTGGAGAACTAACGCTTGCAGCGGAAAAAGAAAGAAGTACAGGAGCTGACGCTATGGAGGATTGCTCAGGAATTGAGATACGAAAAGAGATTTTTGAGGCTTTTTTAAAATCCAGACCTGATCTTGCAATTAAACTTATTCAGATGATAGGCGACAAAAGGCTCAGCATGGAAAGTATGCTGCAAAATATGATTTTTATGGACATAGAGACTCGCATTGCCTCTTTGCTGCTAAAGTATGCCGATGGCGATATGTTAAAAATCGCACTGACTCACCAGGAGATAGCCGATATGACCGGAGCTACAAGAGTTTCTGTCTCCCGAACCATTATAAAATTCAGAAACACTGGACTAATAGAGACAACAGGCGAGCGTATAAAGCTGAAAAATCTTAAGAAACTAAGCGAATATCTGGAAAGGTATTAACAGCTCAATTATCCCCTAAAGAACTACGGGCTGATTGCTATAACCGTTCACTAAGTATTTCTATCAGGTCATTTTTGGACAGCGTGACCGGATTTTCTTTAATACCTGTTTCTGAGGCTATCTTTTCTAAATCGGTTAATTTTACGCCATAAGCAGATAGTTTTGGAATTTTAAGCAATTCAGTCCATTCGTCAATTTTGCCGGTGAGAGCATTTAGCTCATGTGATGTGGAGTTTGTAAGAGCGGCTGTGGCTTGTGAATATTTGTGGAGAGCGGCATTGGCAGAGGGTATATCTTTAGCAATCTCTTTTAGGCGGGCAATATTTTTTCTTGTGCATGCGCCCACAAGAGTTCCACATACAACACCGTGAGGTATGTCAAAATAACTCCCAATAGACGATGCAAAGCCATGCACTACGCCAAGACCGGCATTCGCTAGTGTCACTCCTGAGATAAAAGCGGCATAGGCCATAGACGCCCGCACCTCTGGGTCACCTGCATGGGTTGTAGCAGATAGTACAATATTTTTACGGCAGAGATGGATAGCATCAAAAGATAGCGCATCTGTAACCGGAGATGCTTTTGTAGAGAGAAATGATTCCAAAAGCTGCGTAAAGGCATCCATAGCGCAAGCTGCGGTAACGTTTGACGGACATGACAAATGAAGGAGTGGATCAATAACCGCAATATCGGGCACAAAGTTGTCGTGTCTCAGTGAGCGTTTAAAGCCGTCTTTACCGACACGGCTAAGTACGGCGTTTTTGGTGGCCTCAGAGCCGGTACCTGCAGTCGTTGAAACAGCAATAAAGGGCAGCTTTTTACCGCTATGGTTTAATCCCTTACCCACGCCCTCAAGGTAGTCAAACACGGAGCCATCAATTGGTATCATCGCAGATACCGCCTTACCGGCATCAACAACACTGCCCCCGCCAATAGCCACAACAGCTGCAATGTTATAATTTCGGTATTTATCCGATATTTTGTCAATTAGCTCAGGGGTGGGTTCAGTCGTTATGGTTTCATGGTGAAAGGTAATGGCGTGTTTTTTAAAATCGTCAGAGAGCGCTTCAAGTTTACCTGAATCAGACAGCGATTTGCCGCCTGTTAACAAAATTATAGTGTTAGCGGTATTAGCTACAATCTTACCAAGTGATTGAAACTTATCTGCGCCAAAGTGGACAAACGGAGTTTTAGCAAAAGTAAACGGGTTAATCACCACATAGACCTTTCTGTGGGATAGACTACAGAGTGAGCGACCCCTTGTCTGGGCCGAGTCATCCACGGTTCTACAGTTTCACGCCACAGGAGGTAGTGGCTGGTATCCTTATGGGCTTTTGATGCCGCCTCAGATTCATACGCCTCATAGAGAAGAAATCTGCCCGGCTCATCCTTACACTGCAGAACATCAAAGCGCATATTGCCTGGTTCTTTTACGGATGCCTCATGGTTTTTTCTGGTTGCCTCTATAAAATCTTTAATATGCTCTACTTTAACATATACTGTCACTGCTGTTACAATCATAATACTCATCCACCCTTTCATTAAATGTGCCTGTAGTTAAGCATAGTGTAAACAAATCAAACAGGCAAAGTCAAATTTGCGTTGTACTACAACGAAAGAAGTTTCACAATAACAGGAAGAGTAAACAGTGAGCAGGCAGTGGTGGAGACAATCATGAAAGCGGCCAGAGTGACGTCAAGGTTAAATCTTGCGGCGATAAGAAGGGACAAGACCATTGACGGCATAGCGCCCTCAACTGTGCATGCATTTAGAGCAACGCCGTCAAGTCCAAGCTTTTTTGCCGCAAAATATGCTAATAGCGGAGAGACGATTAGTTTGATTCCCCCAGAAATTGCGGCACAGTACACGTGGCTAATCTTTGGTACGGTTATGGCAAGCCCAATACTGAAAATCATAAGCGGCACAACAAGAGAACCCAAGAGCGACAGCGCTTTAAACACAGGCTCAGGGAGCGGAATCCCGGCGCTTTGGATAATCCCGCCAAGAATGACTCCATGTATTGGAGGGAGCATGAGCACTGTTTTCACAGAGGAATACAGCATTTGTTTTTTAGAGATTTTTTCAGTCAGCCCACCATATCTTGCCGCTACCTGAGCGCCGATAAGCCATAGAATCGGGGTGGCAGTCATTAGATCAAAATAGAGAACGTATTTTTGAGCGCTCTGCCCGTAAAGCTCGGTAATCACAGGAAGTCCAAGATAGGTGGTGTTACCAAAAGAGGCGCAAATTATAAGCGCTCCAACTTCAGGCATGGAGATGTTTTTAAATCGAACGATTACTTTAAATACAAAATGAGTGAGCGCCATAAGTGTGCATATAGTGAGTGCCGCAGTCATTGGCACTAGTACCGCTTCAATATCAATCCGTGTTTCAGAGAATATTTTTATGCACAAAGCCGGTAGGAAGATATTTAAAACAGTAGCATTTATAGCATTTCGTACCGTGTCGGCATCAAGCCCTCCGGGCTTAAGTCGCCGAAAGGCAACGCCTGTCAGCACTATCAGGGTAAATGATAAAAGTGTAGCATACATAAAGGTTTATACTTTGAACCTTACACTATATAAGTATCTCATATAACCATCTGCTCAATAATTTTCATTGTCTCAACACTGACAGTGCAAACCCGCTGAAGGAGTTCTATCACCTGCTCTTTGTAATCCGAAAAGCGATAGGTATTAAACTTCTCGGCAATTGTGGCATCGTTTGGCTTTGACTCCTTGTATTGGTCAAGCACCCATTCCAATGCGCTCCTGTTGCCAAGTTTGTAATCCCATGCGGATTTTGGAATGCCTCTAAGGGTTGTCTGCTCATCAATAATAATTGAGCCGCCGTCTTTGTCCGCCTTTAATTTCACCTTAGGCAATTCAACACTCTCATCAAATCGCTTTAATGGATATTGCTCTGCGGTCTCATAATTGATATGGAGTTCCATAAGCGCCTTACCCCATTGTGCCCATTTAAAGAAATCCTCATAAAAAGGTATGCGGGGAAAATCACGCTTCAAATTCAGTTCGTATTTCTTACGATATGACGGGTTATGAAGAACTGCATAGACATAATTAAAAATATTTTCCTTGGTGATTTCATGATTGCTGTATTGCCCAACAAATTGTTTCAATCCCCAATCTGTAATATTATAAAATCGGTTGCCGCTTTTGCCATAATGGTAGAGTGGTAAACACTGGGTTTTTTCTAAAAAATCAAAGCCACACAATTTATCTACTGCTAAGCATTGAAAAGGTTTTGATGATGAAAGACCAGAAAATGCGATTACCGTATTATTAAAACTTGTTCCAAATATTGAATCCTGTTGATATTGCATTTCGTTCAATTTTTTGCTGTAATATAATTTCTTCTTACGAAAAGGTCTATACATGCTTTCTATAATAAGTCTTTCGCTGAATTTATACTTTTTTTGTTTAACTAAATCGTTCTTTACTGCACGGGTCCATTTAATTGAATAGTTTAATAGGTTGTTAATTTCATCTTTAGATTTGCCTTTTAAATTTTTTAAGTCATCATTATAAGTGTTGATTAGATAATTGATTTTATCTTTAAGATACTTCACATCATCATCGTAAACCCATGCGTCTCTCGCAGTAACAACACCATTTGAAAACAACTTAAAAACAGCATTTCCATTTCGTCCGAGTTTCACATCCTTATTAATCAATGGCAATAATTCATTAAAATCTGTATCCGCAATATTAATCCAATTATGTTTATTATCTGGTTGAATATGTTTAAAGGGAATACCTTGTATGTTAGTAGTGTGAAACCAATCCAATTTCTCTTCTTTTCTCTGTTCGTCGTGTAGGGTGAAATATTGGATTTGACAACTATTGTCCTTTTGCTCCTTTCTCACAAGAAACATTACAGCGACTCCGGTTTGAATACCAAAAACATTATGCGTGGTTCCGGCAATTTTGGGGTTCACTCTGACATCGCTTCTTGTATCAATTATATAACAATAAGCAAATTCATCTTCTATGCACTTACGAAATCCATCAAAGGAACGTGAATTAATGAAGGAATTATTTGTTACAAAAGCTATAATGCCATTCTTATCTATCCTGTCTGAAGCCCACCTAAAGAACCTTGAATACATATCGTAAAGTTTTGTCTTCTGAGCAGTGCTTGCCTTGATATAAGTGTCTTTTATCCTTTTATCTACATCTTTATACTCTCTATTCTTATTATTATCATTTTCATTCATCTGATTAGCGTTATATGGGGGATTGCCGATAACGACCGATATTTTCTTCTTATTTTGGGATATAATTCTTTCTGCGTTTTCACTGCTGAAACCAAACAGCTTGGTTTGTTGATTTGAATAGTGTAAACCTCCGATATTATCTAACGTATCTACGAAACAAACATTCTTAAACTCCTCATAGTAACCCATTTTTTGTTTAAAAGTGTACTCGATATTAAGGTTTGCAATATAATAAGGAAGTATGGAAACTTCATTAGCATG
Coding sequences:
- the nadA gene encoding quinolinate synthase, which encodes MLKDQQIVEQIMELKNKRKALIIAHNYQRDEIQAIADLTGDSLELSRKAAETDAEVIVFCGVNFMAESASVLSPDKTVLMPAMDAMCPMAEMIAVDSGRGVYQSFPGYSEPPGYVYPSKFSLRDIKAKYPGVPVVAYVNTTADVKAESDICCTSANVVAVIESLPGERVICIPDKNLSMWAQKNTKKEVIAWDGYCHVHDRVTVADVSAARQLHPNALVMAHPECRIEVLEISDHVTSTSGMLKYAKASSASEFIVGTEIGLLYRLRKENPDKTFYPLRKDMVCPNMKKTTLTLLYETLRDMRNIVKVPEEIRTRAKKALDRMLALSANSPSKR
- a CDS encoding lytic transglycosylase domain-containing protein, with amino-acid sequence MIMYPTHLLADIYMYDKGGGLVYYSNIKRAGYKTHIVKENISKKRTRRSAAVVSSQKTTESPVPAGVNPDLSAYKDYEDIVHKKSAEYSLDPTLVKAVIKTESNWNNVALSSKGAMGLMQLMPGTANFLSVVNPYDPVENIDGGIRYLKYLLNRFNGNVSLALAGYNAGPNAVSRYGDNIPPYAETQDYVQKVLNTYNGVMTYSPHTITSDTAGKTAISFAASRRIFKVVTSDGSILYTNIQPGTLQ
- a CDS encoding sulfurtransferase TusA family protein codes for the protein MADIKADQVLDTKGLNCPMPVLKTKKALDGIDSGKVLEVISTDAGSKSDIPALLSRLGHELLETKENGNVISFFIKKA
- a CDS encoding Crp/Fnr family transcriptional regulator gives rise to the protein MEGGNIKYPLRNKSGKTVMFEMHPLFSSVISGELISLRKQSKPFNLKKEQTLYMQGLESKSLFFLESGYVKLSKINHDGRVFILDVVEPGEFFGELTLAAEKERSTGADAMEDCSGIEIRKEIFEAFLKSRPDLAIKLIQMIGDKRLSMESMLQNMIFMDIETRIASLLLKYADGDMLKIALTHQEIADMTGATRVSVSRTIIKFRNTGLIETTGERIKLKNLKKLSEYLERY
- a CDS encoding iron-containing alcohol dehydrogenase; this translates as MINPFTFAKTPFVHFGADKFQSLGKIVANTANTIILLTGGKSLSDSGKLEALSDDFKKHAITFHHETITTEPTPELIDKISDKYRNYNIAAVVAIGGGSVVDAGKAVSAMIPIDGSVFDYLEGVGKGLNHSGKKLPFIAVSTTAGTGSEATKNAVLSRVGKDGFKRSLRHDNFVPDIAVIDPLLHLSCPSNVTAACAMDAFTQLLESFLSTKASPVTDALSFDAIHLCRKNIVLSATTHAGDPEVRASMAYAAFISGVTLANAGLGVVHGFASSIGSYFDIPHGVVCGTLVGACTRKNIARLKEIAKDIPSANAALHKYSQATAALTNSTSHELNALTGKIDEWTELLKIPKLSAYGVKLTDLEKIASETGIKENPVTLSKNDLIEILSERL
- a CDS encoding antibiotic biosynthesis monooxygenase, producing MIVTAVTVYVKVEHIKDFIEATRKNHEASVKEPGNMRFDVLQCKDEPGRFLLYEAYESEAASKAHKDTSHYLLWRETVEPWMTRPRQGVAHSVVYPTERSMW
- a CDS encoding AEC family transporter — its product is MYATLLSFTLIVLTGVAFRRLKPGGLDADTVRNAINATVLNIFLPALCIKIFSETRIDIEAVLVPMTAALTICTLMALTHFVFKVIVRFKNISMPEVGALIICASFGNTTYLGLPVITELYGQSAQKYVLYFDLMTATPILWLIGAQVAARYGGLTEKISKKQMLYSSVKTVLMLPPIHGVILGGIIQSAGIPLPEPVFKALSLLGSLVVPLMIFSIGLAITVPKISHVYCAAISGGIKLIVSPLLAYFAAKKLGLDGVALNACTVEGAMPSMVLSLLIAARFNLDVTLAAFMIVSTTACSLFTLPVIVKLLSL
- a CDS encoding N-6 DNA methylase, giving the protein MSIPLINQYYSKLDRIIQYGGSRNETSVRNAFYNLLNEYANKKKLELVTEIPVMGTNGKSVVPDGILKNVLRLDCGYWESKDDSDDLDEEINKKFKKGYPASNIIFEDGSTAVLFQQNAEVLRVNMRDSAELDKILIAFVSFEHPDVRSFNEAIDHFKQDIPTIAQTLHEMINEQNDTNKSFKESINAFFEMCKVVINPNITLDDIHEMLIQHILTEEIFISIFSDSQFHHENNIAKELNKLEETFFIGKTKRQTLDSIKNYYEIIKAHATSIVSHHEKQKFLKIIYENFYKAYNPKGADKLGIVYTPNEIVTFMIESTDFLLHKHFNKTLADENVEILDPATGTGSFVCDLIEFLPKHLLDYKYKNEIHANEVSILPYYIANLNIEYTFKQKMGYYEEFKNVCFVDTLDNIGGLHYSNQQTKLFGFSSENAERIISQNKKKISVVIGNPPYNANQMNENDNNKNREYKDVDKRIKDTYIKASTAQKTKLYDMYSRFFRWASDRIDKNGIIAFVTNNSFINSRSFDGFRKCIEDEFAYCYIIDTRSDVRVNPKIAGTTHNVFGIQTGVAVMFLVRKEQKDNSCQIQYFTLHDEQRKEEKLDWFHTTNIQGIPFKHIQPDNKHNWINIADTDFNELLPLINKDVKLGRNGNAVFKLFSNGVVTARDAWVYDDDVKYLKDKINYLINTYNDDLKNLKGKSKDEINNLLNYSIKWTRAVKNDLVKQKKYKFSERLIIESMYRPFRKKKLYYSKKLNEMQYQQDSIFGTSFNNTVIAFSGLSSSKPFQCLAVDKLCGFDFLEKTQCLPLYHYGKSGNRFYNITDWGLKQFVGQYSNHEITKENIFNYVYAVLHNPSYRKKYELNLKRDFPRIPFYEDFFKWAQWGKALMELHINYETAEQYPLKRFDESVELPKVKLKADKDGGSIIIDEQTTLRGIPKSAWDYKLGNRSALEWVLDQYKESKPNDATIAEKFNTYRFSDYKEQVIELLQRVCTVSVETMKIIEQMVI